Proteins encoded together in one Flavobacterium keumense window:
- the lipA gene encoding lipoyl synthase has translation METVLKNKLPTSKPKWLRVKLPIGQKYTELRGLVDKYSLNTICTSGSCPNMGECWGEGTATFMILGNVCTRSCGFCGVKTGRPETVDWDEPEKVARSIKIMNIKHAVITSVDRDDLKDGGSIIWIETVKAIRRMNPNTTLETLIPDFQGIERNLDRIVEANPEVVSHNIETVRRLTREVRIQAKYDRSMEVLRYLKEKGINRTKSGIMLGLGEEEEEVMQTLRDLRAANVDVVTIGQYLQPSKKHLPVKEYITPEQFEKYEKYGLELGFRHVESGALVRSSYKAQKHIL, from the coding sequence ATGGAAACTGTTTTAAAAAATAAATTACCTACGTCTAAGCCCAAATGGTTGCGTGTAAAATTACCTATTGGTCAAAAATACACGGAATTGAGAGGCTTAGTAGACAAATACAGCTTGAACACCATTTGCACCTCCGGAAGTTGTCCCAATATGGGCGAATGCTGGGGAGAAGGTACCGCGACCTTTATGATTTTGGGTAATGTTTGTACGCGTTCTTGTGGTTTTTGTGGGGTAAAAACAGGACGCCCAGAAACAGTCGATTGGGACGAGCCTGAAAAAGTAGCCCGTTCTATTAAAATCATGAACATCAAACATGCGGTTATCACTAGCGTAGATAGAGATGATTTAAAAGATGGTGGTTCTATCATTTGGATAGAAACTGTAAAAGCCATCCGAAGAATGAATCCGAACACGACCTTAGAAACCTTAATTCCAGATTTTCAAGGCATCGAAAGAAACTTAGACCGCATCGTAGAAGCCAATCCTGAAGTAGTTTCACATAATATTGAAACCGTACGCCGCTTAACGCGTGAAGTGCGCATACAAGCCAAATACGATCGTAGTATGGAAGTATTGCGTTACTTAAAAGAAAAAGGAATCAACAGAACCAAATCTGGTATTATGCTTGGTTTAGGCGAAGAAGAGGAAGAAGTGATGCAAACACTTCGTGACTTACGCGCTGCCAATGTAGATGTGGTGACCATCGGTCAATACCTGCAACCAAGCAAAAAACATTTACCAGTAAAAGAATACATCACGCCTGAACAATTCGAGAAATACGAAAAATACGGATTGGAATTAGGTTTCCGTCATGTAGAAAGTGGCGCTTTAGTGCGTTCGTCTTACAAGGCTCAAAAACACATTCTTTAA
- the gap gene encoding type I glyceraldehyde-3-phosphate dehydrogenase, whose translation MKIRIAINGFGRIGRNLFRLLLNHPQIEVVAINDIADTKTMAHLVKYDSIHGVLPFEVSSNDTGIIVNGKHILFSHEKSIADLDWKSLHIDYVIESTGKYKTFEELNAHILAGAKKVILSAPSEVDSIKTVVLGVNEAILDGSETIISNASCTTNNAAPMIQIIDQLCGIEQAYITTIHSFTTDQSLHDQPHKDLRRARGASQSIVPTTTGAAKALTKIFTHLENKMGGCGIRVPVPDGSLTDITFNVKRAITIDEINAAFQLASQTNLKGIVAYTEDPIVSVDVIGNTHSCVFDAQLTSVIDKMVKVVGWYDNEIGYSSRLIDLILYTNNQKV comes from the coding sequence TTGAAAATTAGAATTGCTATCAATGGTTTTGGAAGAATTGGTCGAAATCTTTTTCGATTGCTCCTCAATCATCCTCAAATAGAAGTCGTGGCCATTAATGACATTGCCGATACAAAAACGATGGCACATTTGGTAAAATACGATAGCATTCATGGGGTTTTACCTTTTGAGGTTAGCTCAAATGATACCGGAATTATAGTCAACGGCAAACACATTCTTTTCTCCCACGAAAAAAGCATCGCTGATTTGGATTGGAAAAGTCTCCACATTGACTATGTTATTGAATCAACCGGAAAATACAAGACGTTTGAAGAGCTCAACGCTCATATTTTAGCTGGAGCCAAAAAAGTAATTCTATCCGCACCCTCTGAAGTAGACAGCATTAAAACCGTAGTTTTAGGAGTAAATGAAGCAATACTTGACGGAAGCGAAACTATTATTTCTAATGCCAGTTGCACCACTAACAATGCGGCACCAATGATTCAAATTATTGATCAATTGTGCGGCATTGAACAAGCGTACATCACAACCATTCACTCCTTTACCACCGACCAAAGTCTACACGACCAACCTCATAAAGACTTACGCCGTGCGCGTGGTGCCAGTCAATCGATAGTCCCAACCACAACTGGAGCAGCCAAAGCCTTGACTAAAATTTTCACGCATTTAGAAAATAAAATGGGAGGTTGTGGTATTCGTGTTCCTGTTCCTGATGGCTCTTTAACCGACATTACCTTTAATGTAAAACGAGCGATAACTATTGACGAAATCAATGCTGCTTTCCAATTGGCATCACAAACTAATCTAAAAGGAATAGTAGCCTATACCGAAGACCCAATTGTTTCTGTAGATGTTATTGGCAATACTCATTCGTGTGTTTTTGACGCACAACTTACCTCTGTGATTGACAAAATGGTAAAAGTAGTAGGCTGGTACGACAATGAAATTGGCTATTCTTCCCGATTGATTGATTTGATTTTGTATACCAACAATCAAAAAGTATAA
- a CDS encoding glycosyltransferase, translating into MHILLYIFIGLAAIQFVYYLGVFGKFAFAKAQKITPKRIPISVIVCAKNEEENVVNYIPLLAEQNYPDFEIVLIDDASTDNTLEIFEQFEKQYPNVRLVKVENNEAFWGNKKYALTLGIKAAKKEYLLFTDADCYPTSKDWITAMSSQFTMQKTIVLGYGKYEKIANSFLNKIIRFENVLNTVQYFAWAKLGHPYMGVGRNMAYKKEEFFNVNGFIDHMQIRTGDDELFINQAANGKNTTVAYTPESFSYSKPKTTFSAFFNQKRRQIATANYFKSIDQLRLGVFYGSQLLFVLVATVLLAFQFEWIIVLSIFVARYVVAWTVIGFAAGKLKENDIKLWFPVVEIVLIFTQVNAYFTNLFSKPIHWK; encoded by the coding sequence ATGCATATACTTTTATACATTTTTATTGGCTTAGCTGCTATTCAATTCGTTTACTATTTAGGCGTTTTTGGAAAATTCGCTTTTGCAAAAGCACAAAAAATTACTCCAAAAAGAATTCCAATTTCAGTAATTGTGTGTGCTAAAAATGAAGAAGAAAATGTAGTCAATTACATTCCGCTTTTAGCAGAACAAAATTACCCCGATTTTGAAATTGTCTTGATTGACGATGCTTCAACAGATAATACACTAGAAATTTTCGAGCAATTTGAAAAGCAATACCCTAATGTCCGTTTGGTAAAAGTGGAGAACAACGAAGCTTTTTGGGGCAACAAAAAATACGCCCTGACTTTAGGAATAAAAGCCGCCAAAAAAGAATACCTGCTTTTCACTGATGCTGATTGCTATCCTACATCAAAAGATTGGATTACCGCTATGAGTTCGCAATTTACCATGCAAAAAACCATTGTATTGGGCTATGGTAAATATGAAAAAATAGCCAACTCCTTCTTAAATAAAATCATCCGTTTTGAAAATGTCTTGAATACCGTTCAGTATTTTGCTTGGGCCAAACTAGGACATCCTTATATGGGAGTGGGCCGTAATATGGCCTACAAAAAGGAAGAGTTTTTCAACGTAAACGGTTTTATAGACCACATGCAAATACGCACAGGCGACGATGAATTATTTATTAATCAAGCAGCAAATGGGAAAAACACTACTGTTGCCTACACGCCTGAAAGTTTCTCGTATTCAAAACCAAAAACAACTTTCTCTGCCTTTTTCAATCAGAAAAGAAGGCAAATTGCCACGGCTAATTACTTTAAATCAATAGACCAATTGCGATTAGGCGTTTTTTATGGTTCCCAATTACTTTTCGTCTTAGTTGCTACTGTTTTATTGGCATTCCAATTTGAATGGATTATCGTACTAAGTATTTTTGTGGCACGCTATGTTGTTGCTTGGACTGTTATAGGATTTGCGGCTGGAAAATTAAAAGAAAACGATATTAAATTGTGGTTCCCTGTCGTTGAAATTGTGCTTATCTTTACGCAAGTGAACGCGTATTTTACCAATTTATTCTCAAAACCAATCCATTGGAAATAA
- a CDS encoding Nif3-like dinuclear metal center hexameric protein, which produces MKIKDIFPILEEMAPLAYAEDFDNVGLLVGNAENDTTGILVCHDALESVIDEAITKNCNLVVCFHPILFSGLKKITGKNYVERAIIKAIKNDIAIYAVHTALDNHPEGVNKIVCDALGLKNTKILIPKENYIRKLVTYTIPENADEVRNALFNAGAGSIGNYDNCSFNSKGIGTYMGNEHSNPEIGERFEFVQADEIKIEVTFEKHLETKILKALFQSHSYEEVAYEIYDLKNQHQNIGLGMIGELETAMNENDFLALVKDKMQAGGIRHSQLLQKPIQKVAVLGGSGSFAIKNAIQAGADAFLTADLKYHQFYEAENQLLLADIGHFESERYTKNYIVDFLRKKILNFAIIFSEENTNPVKYL; this is translated from the coding sequence ATGAAAATAAAAGATATATTTCCTATTCTCGAAGAAATGGCTCCTTTGGCCTATGCCGAAGACTTTGACAATGTAGGGCTTTTGGTAGGCAATGCTGAAAATGATACCACAGGAATTTTAGTTTGTCACGATGCTTTAGAAAGCGTTATCGACGAAGCCATTACTAAAAATTGCAATTTGGTGGTTTGCTTTCACCCAATTTTATTCTCAGGATTGAAGAAAATAACAGGCAAAAACTATGTAGAACGCGCCATTATCAAAGCCATTAAAAATGACATTGCCATCTATGCGGTTCATACCGCTTTGGACAATCATCCTGAGGGAGTTAATAAAATAGTTTGCGATGCCTTAGGATTGAAAAACACCAAAATCCTCATTCCAAAAGAAAATTACATTCGTAAATTAGTTACCTACACTATTCCCGAAAATGCAGATGAAGTGCGCAATGCTTTATTCAATGCGGGAGCCGGAAGCATTGGCAATTATGACAACTGTAGCTTTAACTCCAAAGGAATTGGAACCTATATGGGTAACGAACATAGCAATCCCGAAATTGGCGAACGCTTTGAATTTGTACAAGCAGACGAAATCAAAATCGAAGTTACTTTTGAAAAACATCTAGAAACTAAGATTTTAAAAGCTTTATTCCAAAGTCATTCGTATGAGGAAGTAGCTTACGAAATTTATGACCTAAAAAACCAACATCAAAATATTGGTTTGGGAATGATTGGCGAATTGGAAACTGCCATGAATGAAAACGATTTTCTAGCATTGGTAAAAGACAAAATGCAAGCAGGAGGCATCCGACACTCGCAATTACTTCAAAAACCAATCCAAAAAGTAGCAGTTTTGGGAGGGTCTGGAAGTTTTGCGATTAAAAACGCTATTCAGGCAGGTGCCGATGCTTTTTTGACTGCTGATTTGAAATACCATCAGTTCTATGAAGCAGAAAACCAATTACTTTTGGCCGATATTGGACATTTTGAAAGCGAACGATATACAAAAAATTATATTGTTGACTTTCTTAGAAAAAAAATCCTTAATTTTGCCATCATTTTTTCAGAAGAAAATACAAATCCAGTTAAGTACTTATAA
- the lpxK gene encoding tetraacyldisaccharide 4'-kinase produces the protein MNLLRKILFPFAILYGFITSIRNFLFDKGFLKSFSFPVPVIVVGNLSIGGTGKTPQIEYLIRLLSERYTIATLSRGYKRKSEGFVLANANATAETLGDEPYQFYQKFPSIQVAVDADRKNGIEQLLTKEKKPQVILLDDAFQHRKVKAGFYILLTAYDDVFADDFLLPTGNLRESRSGAKRTDVIVVTKCPATLSETEQTRIKQRIKLYAAAPVYFSTIAFDDCVQSSSASVPVTTIQQTACVLVAGIAKPDSFFDYLKNSESICLTYPDHHHFTESDIQQIKQQAGDKLIVTTEKDYVRLKDSELKDQLYYLPIRTSLMVDSNEFDAAVLDYLKK, from the coding sequence ATGAATCTTCTCCGAAAAATACTATTTCCTTTCGCTATTCTATATGGTTTCATTACGAGTATTCGTAATTTTTTGTTTGACAAAGGATTCTTAAAATCCTTTTCGTTTCCGGTTCCCGTTATTGTAGTTGGTAATTTAAGCATTGGTGGAACAGGCAAAACTCCTCAGATAGAATATTTGATTCGGCTACTTTCTGAACGCTACACAATAGCTACTCTGAGTAGAGGGTATAAAAGAAAATCAGAAGGATTTGTTTTGGCTAATGCTAATGCTACAGCTGAAACCTTAGGCGATGAGCCGTATCAATTTTACCAAAAATTTCCATCAATTCAAGTAGCAGTAGATGCCGATAGGAAAAATGGTATTGAGCAGTTATTGACAAAAGAGAAGAAGCCTCAAGTTATTTTATTGGATGATGCTTTTCAACACCGCAAAGTCAAAGCGGGGTTTTATATTTTACTTACAGCTTACGATGATGTATTTGCAGATGATTTTCTATTGCCTACGGGTAATTTAAGGGAATCAAGAAGTGGCGCTAAAAGAACGGATGTGATTGTAGTAACCAAATGCCCTGCAACACTTTCTGAAACAGAACAAACTCGAATTAAACAAAGAATAAAGTTATATGCCGCAGCTCCGGTTTATTTTAGTACGATTGCTTTTGATGATTGTGTACAATCTAGTAGTGCATCTGTTCCAGTGACTACTATTCAGCAAACAGCTTGTGTTCTCGTAGCAGGAATTGCAAAACCAGACTCGTTTTTTGATTACTTAAAAAACTCGGAATCTATTTGTTTGACCTATCCCGATCATCATCATTTTACGGAAAGTGATATCCAACAAATTAAACAACAAGCAGGTGATAAGTTAATTGTGACAACTGAAAAAGATTATGTTCGTTTGAAAGATTCGGAGTTGAAAGATCAATTGTATTATTTGCCCATTCGCACTTCGTTGATGGTTGATTCAAATGAATTTGATGCGGCAGTATTGGACTATTTGAAAAAATAA
- the murB gene encoding UDP-N-acetylmuramate dehydrogenase — MNFQKAFYSMTLQSNFSLKNYNTFGIEAKAKQFIAVHSLEELKTVLIENPTEKKFILGGGSNMLLTQDIDALVIHIDLKGKKIIKENDDFVWVESQAGENWHEFVLWTIDQNFGGLENMSLIPGNVGTTPVQNIGAYGAEIKDRFVSCQAMAIANQEMRTFQNEECHFGYRESIFKNEVKDQYIITSVIFKLTKRNHTINTSYGDILGELKKNNIQNPSLKDVSNAVIAIRQSKLPDPKELGNSGSFFKNPIVPKSDFEKIHQQFPEMKYYEVSDTEIKVPAGWLIEQAGFKGKRFGDAGVHKNQALVLVNYGNATGQEILAVSKNIQDTVFKTFGIRIEAEVNVI; from the coding sequence TTGAACTTTCAAAAAGCATTTTATTCCATGACGCTACAATCTAATTTTTCTCTAAAAAACTACAATACTTTTGGTATTGAAGCTAAAGCAAAACAATTCATCGCAGTTCATTCACTAGAAGAATTAAAAACTGTTTTAATTGAAAATCCAACAGAGAAAAAGTTTATTCTGGGTGGAGGTAGCAACATGCTTTTAACTCAAGATATTGATGCATTAGTGATTCATATCGATTTGAAAGGCAAAAAAATCATTAAAGAAAATGACGATTTCGTTTGGGTCGAAAGCCAGGCGGGCGAAAACTGGCACGAATTTGTACTTTGGACTATTGACCAAAATTTTGGTGGATTAGAAAATATGTCGCTCATTCCTGGTAACGTAGGCACTACTCCCGTACAAAACATTGGTGCTTATGGTGCCGAAATCAAAGATCGCTTTGTTTCTTGTCAAGCAATGGCTATTGCTAATCAAGAAATGAGAACGTTTCAAAATGAGGAATGTCATTTTGGTTACCGAGAAAGCATTTTCAAAAATGAAGTCAAAGACCAATACATCATCACCTCTGTGATTTTTAAATTGACCAAACGCAATCATACAATCAATACTTCCTATGGTGATATTTTAGGCGAATTGAAGAAAAACAACATTCAAAATCCTAGTTTGAAAGACGTGAGTAATGCCGTAATTGCCATTCGTCAAAGTAAATTACCCGACCCTAAAGAATTAGGAAATAGTGGTAGCTTCTTTAAAAATCCTATTGTTCCAAAATCAGATTTCGAGAAAATTCATCAGCAATTTCCCGAAATGAAATACTATGAAGTTTCTGATACTGAGATTAAAGTACCTGCTGGCTGGTTGATTGAACAAGCAGGTTTTAAAGGAAAACGTTTTGGGGATGCAGGCGTACATAAAAACCAAGCCTTGGTCTTAGTCAATTATGGAAATGCTACTGGACAAGAAATTTTAGCCGTATCCAAAAACATTCAAGATACCGTTTTTAAAACTTTTGGAATTCGCATCGAAGCCGAAGTAAATGTAATTTAG
- a CDS encoding RNA polymerase sigma factor, whose protein sequence is MEIKKQIEKAKQGDQTAFTFLLDYYWNEVYSFMLIRTENETDAEDITIETFSKAFDKISTYNNEFQFNTWLIAIAKNGHIDLLRKRKSSLFVEITEDEDQKAHNVADTTPSVEDKLITEQNLSQLLKFIKELKPHYQEVIQMRYFQEMSYQEIANKIDEPLSNVKIKILRAKKLLAEIIQKGK, encoded by the coding sequence TTGGAAATAAAAAAACAAATAGAAAAAGCAAAACAAGGCGATCAAACTGCCTTCACTTTTCTATTGGATTATTATTGGAATGAGGTATACTCGTTTATGTTAATTCGTACTGAAAATGAAACCGATGCCGAAGACATCACCATCGAAACTTTCTCTAAGGCTTTCGACAAAATCAGTACCTATAACAATGAATTTCAGTTCAATACGTGGTTGATTGCTATCGCCAAAAATGGCCATATCGATTTATTGCGCAAAAGAAAATCAAGTCTCTTTGTTGAAATTACCGAAGACGAAGACCAAAAAGCACACAATGTAGCCGACACGACGCCTTCTGTAGAAGACAAACTAATCACAGAACAAAACCTTTCGCAATTATTGAAATTCATCAAAGAATTGAAACCACATTACCAAGAAGTCATTCAGATGCGTTATTTTCAAGAAATGAGCTATCAAGAAATCGCTAACAAAATTGACGAACCGCTCAGCAATGTGAAAATTAAAATTTTGAGAGCCAAAAAATTATTGGCCGAAATCATTCAAAAAGGAAAATAA